A genomic stretch from Aminobacter aminovorans includes:
- the tgt gene encoding tRNA guanosine(34) transglycosylase Tgt: protein MSSEFTFKLLATDGKARRGEITMPRGTIRTPAFMPVGTGGTVKAMYMDQVRGVGADIILGNTYHLMLRPGAERVAKLGGLHDFARWPHPILTDSGGFQVMSLSKLRKISEKGVTFRSHIDGAPYEMSPERSIEIQGLLDSDIQMQLDECTALPSTPKEIQRAMEMSLRWAERCKTAFGDQPGKAMFGIVQGGDIPDMRVRSAQALKALELKGYAVGGLAVGEPQEVMLDMLDITCPELPQEKPRYLMGVGTPDDIIKSVARGIDMFDCVMPTRAGRHGLAYTRRGKVNLRNARHADDPRPLDEESDCPAARDYSRAYLHHLVRSGEALGAMLLTWNNLSYYQHLMSEIRASIEVGRFADQTAEISEGWARGDIPLHNG from the coding sequence ATGAGTTCAGAGTTCACCTTCAAGCTGCTCGCGACCGACGGCAAGGCGCGGCGCGGCGAAATCACCATGCCGCGCGGCACCATCCGCACGCCGGCCTTCATGCCTGTCGGCACCGGCGGCACGGTGAAGGCGATGTATATGGACCAGGTGCGCGGCGTCGGCGCCGACATCATCCTGGGCAACACCTATCATCTGATGCTGCGTCCCGGCGCGGAACGGGTGGCCAAGCTCGGCGGTCTGCACGACTTCGCGCGCTGGCCGCATCCGATCCTGACCGATTCCGGCGGCTTCCAGGTGATGTCGCTGTCGAAGCTGCGCAAGATCAGCGAAAAGGGTGTGACCTTCCGCTCGCATATCGATGGCGCGCCCTACGAGATGTCGCCGGAGCGCTCGATCGAGATCCAGGGGCTGCTTGATTCCGACATACAGATGCAGCTCGACGAATGCACGGCGCTGCCGTCGACGCCGAAGGAAATCCAGCGCGCCATGGAAATGTCGCTGCGCTGGGCCGAGCGCTGCAAGACCGCGTTCGGCGACCAGCCGGGCAAGGCAATGTTCGGCATCGTGCAGGGCGGCGATATCCCTGACATGCGCGTGCGCTCGGCGCAGGCGCTGAAGGCGCTGGAGCTCAAGGGCTATGCCGTCGGCGGCCTCGCCGTCGGCGAGCCGCAGGAGGTGATGCTCGACATGCTCGACATCACCTGTCCGGAACTGCCTCAGGAGAAGCCGCGCTACCTGATGGGCGTCGGTACGCCCGACGACATCATCAAGTCGGTGGCGCGTGGCATCGACATGTTCGATTGCGTGATGCCGACGCGGGCGGGCCGCCACGGCCTTGCCTATACACGCCGCGGCAAGGTGAACCTGCGCAATGCGCGCCACGCCGACGATCCGCGGCCGCTGGACGAGGAAAGCGATTGCCCGGCCGCGCGCGACTATTCGCGCGCCTACCTGCATCATCTGGTGCGATCGGGCGAGGCGCTGGGTGCCATGCTGCTCACCTGGAACAATTTGTCTTATTACCAGCACCTGATGAGCGAAATCCGTGCCTCGATCGAGGTGGGGCGCTTTGCTGACCAGACCGCCGAGATCAGCGAAGGATGGGCGCGCGGCGACATCCCGCTGCACAACGGCTGA
- the queA gene encoding tRNA preQ1(34) S-adenosylmethionine ribosyltransferase-isomerase QueA encodes MRVDLFDFDLPEANIALRPAQPRDTARLLTVRPGAELADLSVRDLPTLLEPGDVLVLNDTRVIPAQLKGVRVRGEAVAHVDATLHMRTAPDRWLAFMRPGKRVAVGDRIQFGHDAEACMLGQLDATVLEKGEGGEALLAFDLAGPALDEALHDVGHIPLPPYIASKRADDERDRKDYQTVYAREEGAVAAPTAGLHFTPELFAALEAKGVEKQFVTLHVGAGTFLPVKADDTADHKMHSEIGHVSAETATVLNAARARGNKVVAVGTTSLRLMESAARQDGTLAAWSGPTDIFITPGYRFKFVDALMTNFHLPRSTLFMLVSAFAGLERMHDVYAHAISSGYRFYSYGDSSLLFRDDR; translated from the coding sequence ATGCGTGTAGACCTTTTCGATTTCGACCTGCCGGAGGCGAACATTGCGCTGCGTCCGGCTCAGCCGCGCGACACGGCGCGGCTGCTGACCGTTCGCCCGGGCGCGGAATTGGCCGATCTGTCGGTGCGTGACCTGCCGACGCTGCTTGAGCCCGGCGATGTGCTGGTGCTCAACGACACGCGTGTCATTCCGGCCCAGCTCAAGGGGGTTCGCGTCCGTGGCGAAGCGGTGGCCCATGTCGATGCGACGCTGCACATGCGCACCGCACCCGACCGCTGGCTTGCCTTCATGCGGCCGGGCAAGCGTGTTGCTGTTGGCGACCGCATCCAGTTCGGCCATGATGCCGAGGCCTGCATGCTTGGCCAGCTCGACGCCACGGTGCTGGAGAAGGGCGAGGGTGGCGAGGCGCTTTTGGCATTCGACCTCGCCGGGCCGGCGCTGGACGAGGCGCTGCATGACGTCGGTCACATTCCGCTGCCGCCCTATATTGCCTCCAAGCGCGCCGATGACGAGCGCGACCGCAAGGACTACCAGACCGTCTATGCACGGGAGGAGGGGGCTGTCGCGGCGCCAACCGCAGGCCTGCATTTCACGCCGGAGCTGTTTGCGGCACTCGAGGCCAAAGGCGTCGAAAAGCAGTTCGTGACGCTGCATGTCGGGGCTGGCACCTTTTTGCCGGTCAAGGCCGATGACACCGCCGACCATAAGATGCATTCGGAGATCGGGCACGTTTCGGCAGAGACGGCAACCGTGCTGAATGCGGCGCGGGCGCGGGGCAACAAGGTGGTTGCGGTCGGCACCACGTCGCTGCGCCTGATGGAGAGTGCCGCGCGCCAAGACGGTACCTTGGCCGCCTGGTCAGGCCCGACCGACATCTTCATCACGCCCGGCTATCGCTTCAAATTCGTCGATGCGCTGATGACCAATTTCCATCTGCCGCGCTCGACGCTGTTCATGCTGGTGTCGGCCTTTGCCGGACTGGAGCGCATGCACGATGTCTATGCGCATGCCATTTCGAGTGGCTACCGCTTCTATTCCTACGGCGATTCAAGCCTGCTGTTCAGGGACGACCGATGA
- the gyrA gene encoding DNA gyrase subunit A, whose product MTDQKSPRGPDGPSGIEPISIIEEMQRSYLDYAMSVIVSRALPDVRDGMKPVHRRILFASHESGYHWNRKYVKSARPVADVMGKYHPHGDASIYDALVRMAQDWSMSVPLIDGQGNFGSIDGDPPAAMRYTEARLTKVAHELLEDIDKDTVDFQDTYDASGQEPRVLPARFPALLVNGAGGIAVGMATNIPPHNLVEVCNGAIAVMENPGIDLPDLMEIIPGPDFPTGGLILGRSGIYNAYSTGRGSVMMRGRVNIEQSRGDREAIIITEVPFQVNKATMIEKMAELVRDKRIEGISDIRDESDRQGYRVVIELKRDANAEVILNQLYRFTPLQTSFGANMVALNGGKPEVLTLLDMLKAFVAFREEVISRRTKYLLKKVRDRAHILVGLAIAVANIDEVIKLIRTAPDPQTARDQLMTRRWPASDVESLIRLIDDPRHRINDDGTYNLSEEQARAILELRLQRLTALGRDEIADELNKIGTEITDYLDILSSRARIQQIVKDELVAVRDEFGVPRRTEITDGGADMEDEDLIPREDMVVTVSHSGYIKRVPLSLYRAQRRGGKGRSGMSTKDEDFVTRLFVVNTHTPVLFFSSRGIVYKEKVWRLPIGNPQSRGKALINLLPLQQGERITTIMPLPEDEASWAELDVMFATTRGTVRRNKLSDFVDVKRNGKIAMKLEEEGDEILGVETCTDNDDVLLTADSGQCIRFRVDDVRVFQSRNSVGVRGISMAEGDRVISMAVIEHVEASPAERAAYLKRSVAERRLAAGIAAGDDEDIALTNEDVGEETDITEERYQFLGEHEQFVLTVTEYGYGKRSSSYDFRLTNRGGKGIRATDVSKVAEIGKLVATFPVGNDDQIMLVSDGGQVIRVPVDGIRTASRATKGVTIFNTADGEKVVSVERISEPQGEDETDEASGEDAAAGEAPASES is encoded by the coding sequence TTGACCGACCAGAAATCACCGCGTGGACCTGACGGTCCCTCCGGCATCGAGCCGATTTCCATCATCGAGGAGATGCAGCGCTCCTACCTCGATTACGCGATGAGCGTGATCGTGAGCCGCGCGCTGCCCGACGTGCGCGACGGCATGAAGCCGGTGCACCGCCGCATTCTCTTCGCCTCGCATGAGAGCGGCTACCACTGGAACCGCAAATATGTGAAGTCGGCGCGTCCGGTCGCCGACGTGATGGGTAAATATCACCCGCACGGCGATGCGTCGATCTATGACGCCTTGGTGCGCATGGCGCAGGACTGGTCGATGAGCGTGCCGCTGATCGACGGGCAGGGCAATTTCGGCTCGATCGACGGCGATCCGCCCGCTGCGATGCGCTACACCGAAGCGCGCCTGACCAAGGTTGCGCATGAACTGCTCGAGGACATCGACAAGGACACCGTCGACTTCCAGGATACCTACGACGCGTCGGGCCAGGAGCCGCGCGTGCTGCCGGCGCGTTTCCCGGCGCTGCTGGTCAATGGTGCCGGCGGCATCGCCGTCGGCATGGCGACCAACATTCCGCCGCACAATCTGGTCGAAGTCTGCAATGGCGCCATCGCCGTCATGGAAAATCCCGGTATCGACCTGCCCGACCTGATGGAAATCATTCCAGGCCCAGATTTTCCCACCGGCGGCCTGATCCTCGGGCGCTCGGGCATCTACAACGCCTATTCGACCGGCCGCGGCTCGGTCATGATGCGCGGCAGGGTCAATATCGAGCAAAGCCGCGGCGACCGCGAGGCGATCATCATCACCGAAGTTCCCTTCCAGGTGAACAAGGCGACGATGATCGAGAAGATGGCCGAACTGGTGCGCGACAAGCGCATCGAGGGCATCTCCGACATCCGCGACGAGTCTGATCGCCAGGGCTACCGCGTCGTCATCGAGCTCAAGCGCGATGCCAACGCCGAGGTGATCCTCAACCAGCTCTATCGCTTTACGCCGCTGCAGACCTCGTTCGGCGCCAACATGGTGGCGCTCAATGGCGGCAAGCCGGAAGTGCTGACGCTGCTCGACATGCTGAAGGCATTCGTCGCCTTCCGTGAAGAGGTGATCAGCCGCCGTACCAAGTACCTGCTCAAGAAGGTGCGCGACCGCGCCCACATCTTGGTCGGCCTGGCGATTGCGGTTGCCAATATCGACGAGGTCATCAAGCTGATCCGTACCGCGCCCGATCCGCAGACGGCGCGCGACCAGTTGATGACGCGGCGCTGGCCGGCATCCGACGTCGAGTCGCTGATCCGCCTGATCGACGATCCGCGCCACCGCATCAACGATGACGGCACCTACAACCTGTCGGAAGAACAGGCGCGCGCCATTCTCGAGCTGCGCCTGCAGCGCTTGACGGCACTGGGTCGCGATGAAATCGCCGACGAACTCAACAAGATCGGCACGGAGATCACCGACTATCTCGACATCTTGTCGTCGCGGGCCCGCATCCAGCAGATCGTCAAGGACGAACTGGTTGCCGTGCGAGACGAATTCGGGGTGCCGCGCCGGACCGAGATCACCGACGGTGGCGCCGACATGGAAGACGAGGACCTGATCCCGCGCGAGGATATGGTCGTCACCGTCAGCCACTCCGGCTACATCAAGCGCGTCCCACTGTCGCTCTACCGGGCACAGCGCCGCGGCGGCAAGGGCCGCTCGGGTATGTCGACGAAGGACGAGGATTTCGTCACCCGGCTGTTCGTGGTCAACACGCACACGCCGGTGCTGTTCTTCTCGTCGCGCGGCATCGTCTACAAGGAAAAGGTCTGGCGCCTGCCGATCGGCAATCCACAGTCGCGCGGCAAGGCGCTGATCAACCTGTTGCCGCTGCAACAGGGCGAGCGCATCACCACGATCATGCCGCTGCCCGAGGACGAGGCAAGCTGGGCCGAACTCGATGTGATGTTCGCCACCACGCGCGGCACCGTGCGCCGCAACAAGCTGAGCGACTTTGTCGACGTCAAGCGCAATGGCAAGATCGCCATGAAGCTGGAGGAAGAAGGCGACGAGATTCTCGGCGTCGAGACCTGCACCGACAATGACGACGTGCTTTTGACCGCCGATTCCGGCCAGTGCATACGCTTCCGCGTCGACGACGTGCGCGTGTTCCAGAGCCGCAACTCCGTCGGCGTGCGCGGCATCAGCATGGCCGAAGGCGACCGCGTCATCTCGATGGCGGTCATCGAGCATGTCGAGGCAAGCCCGGCGGAACGTGCGGCCTATCTCAAGCGCTCCGTCGCCGAACGGCGGTTGGCTGCGGGCATCGCTGCCGGCGACGACGAGGATATCGCGCTGACCAATGAGGACGTCGGCGAGGAAACCGACATCACCGAGGAGCGTTACCAGTTCCTGGGCGAGCACGAGCAGTTCGTGCTCACGGTCACCGAATATGGCTATGGCAAGCGTTCTTCGTCTTATGATTTCCGCCTGACAAACCGTGGCGGCAAGGGCATCCGGGCCACCGATGTGTCCAAGGTGGCGGAAATCGGCAAGCTGGTGGCGACGTTCCCGGTCGGCAATGACGACCAGATCATGCTCGTCTCCGACGGCGGCCAGGTCATCCGTGTGCCAGTCGACGGCATCCGCACGGCAAGCCGCGCCACCAAGGGCGTCACCATCTTCAATACCGCCGATGGCGAGAAGGTGGTGTCCGTGGAGCGGATTTCCGAGCCGCAGGGCGAGGATGAGACCGACGAGGCGTCAGGCGAGGACGCTGCGGCCGGAGAAGCTCCGGCAAGCGAGAGCTGA
- the coaD gene encoding pantetheine-phosphate adenylyltransferase: MTDRIAIYAGSFDPLTNGHLDVLKASLAVADVVYAAIGIHPGKKPLFSFEERVALIEEATKAEFGADGGRIKVVAFDGLVIDAARKEGASIMIRGLRDGTDLDYEMQMAGMNETMAPELQTVFLPASPSVRTITATLVRQIASMGGDIRPFVPAAVAGALNAKFAK; the protein is encoded by the coding sequence ATGACTGATCGCATTGCCATCTATGCCGGGTCGTTCGACCCGCTCACAAACGGCCATCTCGACGTGCTCAAGGCGTCGCTGGCCGTTGCCGACGTCGTCTATGCCGCAATTGGCATTCATCCCGGTAAGAAGCCGCTGTTTTCCTTCGAAGAGCGTGTGGCGCTGATCGAGGAAGCGACGAAGGCGGAATTCGGCGCGGATGGCGGACGCATCAAGGTGGTGGCCTTTGACGGGCTGGTGATCGACGCGGCGCGCAAGGAAGGCGCTTCGATCATGATCCGCGGCCTGCGCGACGGCACCGACCTCGACTATGAGATGCAGATGGCCGGCATGAACGAAACCATGGCACCGGAACTGCAGACCGTTTTCCTGCCGGCGAGTCCCTCGGTTCGCACCATTACCGCCACACTTGTCCGCCAGATAGCCTCGATGGGCGGCGACATCCGTCCGTTCGTGCCGGCGGCGGTTGCCGGCGCGCTCAACGCCAAATTCGCGAAATAA
- a CDS encoding peptidylprolyl isomerase, with protein MIITLKGGDVTVALRPDLAPKHVAQIKTLVREGAYDNVAFHRVIGGFMAQTGDVEFGDMKDGYDANRAGMGGSKLPDIQAEFSNENFKRGVVGMARSQDPNSANSQFFIMFDTASSLDGQYTVVGDVESGMELVDAIKKGDAANNGSVSDPDRMIKVRIAADAK; from the coding sequence ATGATCATCACGCTGAAGGGCGGCGACGTGACGGTGGCGCTGCGCCCCGACCTCGCGCCCAAGCACGTCGCCCAGATCAAGACGCTGGTGCGCGAAGGCGCCTATGACAACGTCGCCTTCCACCGTGTCATCGGCGGCTTTATGGCTCAGACCGGCGACGTCGAGTTCGGCGACATGAAGGACGGCTACGATGCCAACCGTGCCGGCATGGGCGGCTCGAAGCTGCCCGACATCCAGGCGGAGTTCTCCAACGAGAATTTCAAGCGCGGCGTCGTCGGTATGGCGCGCTCGCAGGACCCGAATTCGGCGAATTCGCAGTTCTTCATCATGTTCGACACCGCGTCCTCGCTCGACGGCCAGTACACCGTCGTTGGCGATGTCGAGAGCGGCATGGAACTGGTCGATGCCATCAAGAAGGGTGACGCGGCCAATAACGGGTCGGTCAGCGACCCCGACCGCATGATCAAGGTCCGCATCGCCGCGGACGCCAAGTAA
- a CDS encoding DMT family transporter encodes MAGALWSLLGVLAGAFIAIQAPINAQLARGLGVPVAAAAISFLSGAIVLGVITFLATRTQGLVIDWKAPAPWLFVAGGVLGAVYVTSTVLLTPRIGAAALMAFLVAGQLLAGMLVDKAGILGVAVREISMGRIVGALLLLAGALMIRIY; translated from the coding sequence ATGGCTGGCGCTCTCTGGTCGCTTCTCGGCGTTCTGGCGGGCGCCTTCATTGCCATTCAGGCTCCTATCAATGCGCAACTGGCGCGCGGGCTCGGTGTGCCCGTCGCGGCGGCTGCTATTTCGTTTCTGTCTGGCGCGATCGTGCTCGGCGTGATCACCTTTCTAGCCACCCGCACGCAAGGGCTGGTCATCGACTGGAAGGCGCCGGCGCCGTGGTTGTTCGTGGCCGGTGGCGTGCTGGGAGCGGTCTATGTCACCTCCACGGTGCTGCTGACCCCACGCATCGGTGCCGCCGCCTTGATGGCCTTCCTGGTGGCGGGTCAGCTTCTGGCCGGCATGCTTGTCGACAAGGCCGGCATTTTGGGTGTTGCCGTGCGCGAGATCTCCATGGGCCGTATCGTCGGCGCCTTGCTGCTGCTCGCCGGCGCGCTGATGATCCGTATCTACTGA
- a CDS encoding peptidylprolyl isomerase, with amino-acid sequence MAEIKDRENALIMETTKGNVVIELFPDLAPGHVGRIKELAREGAYDGVVFHRVIEGFMAQTGDVKFGKSGGKDFNPGRAGMGGSDKPDLKAEFSNMNHGRGTCSMARSQNPNSANSQFFICFEDAGFLNRQYTVWGQVIEGMDNVDKIKRGEPVQDPDKIVSLKVAADVAE; translated from the coding sequence ATGGCCGAGATCAAGGATCGCGAAAACGCGCTGATCATGGAAACGACCAAGGGCAATGTGGTCATCGAGCTGTTCCCGGACCTGGCCCCCGGCCATGTCGGCCGCATCAAGGAACTGGCACGCGAAGGCGCCTATGACGGCGTGGTGTTCCACCGCGTCATTGAAGGTTTCATGGCCCAGACCGGCGACGTCAAGTTCGGCAAGTCGGGCGGCAAGGACTTCAACCCGGGCCGTGCCGGCATGGGCGGTTCGGACAAGCCGGACCTGAAGGCCGAATTCTCGAACATGAATCACGGCCGCGGCACCTGCTCGATGGCCCGTTCGCAGAACCCGAACTCGGCCAACTCGCAGTTCTTCATCTGCTTCGAGGACGCCGGCTTCCTAAACCGCCAGTACACCGTGTGGGGTCAGGTCATCGAAGGCATGGATAATGTCGACAAGATCAAGCGCGGCGAGCCGGTGCAGGATCCCGACAAGATCGTGTCACTGAAGGTTGCGGCCGACGTTGCGGAATAA